Proteins encoded in a region of the Triticum dicoccoides isolate Atlit2015 ecotype Zavitan chromosome 3A, WEW_v2.0, whole genome shotgun sequence genome:
- the LOC119271844 gene encoding PR5-like receptor kinase, whose product MAVASTSSALRLQPLLLILLLAATSEATTFKIINQCTYTVWPAALPGGGVKLDPGETWALNMPAGTSAGRIWPRTGCSLLGEGGSCQTGDCSGLLACTVSGRSPNTLGEFSLGQGQSVDDFFDISLIDGFNVPMDFLPVPVQGRSGCSKGPHCAANITSQCPREVKAPGGCNNPCIRSAESNCSYTINSVFFKMCPDAYSNPNDFSTFTCSTGTDYQVIFCPMLNQEISPTAESPLPAPPADVTPPTPSTLPAAIGPASMKPKSASVRVVVAILAPVGGFILFTIMFLSIFFICKQRTQRRNETEEEEEFGVLQGTPMRFTFQQLKAATEQFADKLGEGGFWSVFKGQFGDQRIAVKCLDRTKKSHRLLVYEYMPKGSLGRWIYCRHDNDAPLLDWSTRCKIITHVAKGLSCLHEECTKRIAHLDVKPQNILLDDNFDAKLSDFGLCKLIDRDMSQVVTRMRGTPGYLAPEWLTSQITEKADIYSFGVVVMEIISGRKNLDTSQSEESIHLITLLEEKVNSDRLIAKKRPKMSEVVKVLDGAMTVDLNIEHNFVVTTPANFGSMGNASTSAPPLASDVSGPRISVLQTFFDPQQMNSFVFF is encoded by the exons ATGGCAGTGGCGAGTACCTCTTCGGCTCTCCGGCTCCAGCCTCTTCTCCTCATACTCCTACTCGCTGCCACCAGCGAGGCCACCACATTCAAAATCATCAACCAATGCACCTACACCGTGTGGCCAGCCGCTCTGCCGGGAGGTGGCGTGAAGCTCGATCCGGGGGAGACGTGGGCGCTGAACATGCCCGCTGGTACCTCAGCAGGGCGCATCTGGCCGCGCACAGGCTGCTCACTCCTTGGCGAAGGCGGGTCATGCCAAACTGGCGACTGCAGCGGCTTGCTCGCCTGTACGGTCAGTGGTCGATCGCCAAACACGCTGGGCGAGTTCAGTCTTGGCCAAGGCCAAAGTGTTGATGATTTCTTCGACATCTCGCTCATTGATGGCTTCAACGTGCCCATGGACTTCCTGCCGGTGCCGGTTCAGGGAAGGTCAGGGTGCAGCAAGGGGCCGCATTGTGCAGCCAACATCACATCGCAGTGCCCAAGAGAGGTGAAGGCTCCGGGAGGGTGTAACAATCCTTGTATTAGGAGTGCGGAAAGCAATTGCAGTTACACAATTAACTCGGTCTTCTTTAAGATGTGCCCAGATGCCTACAGCAATCCCAACGATTTTTCCACTTTCACTTGCTCGACGGGCACAGACTACCAGGTCATCTTCTGTCCCATGTTAAATCAAGAAATATCACCTACAGCTGAAAGTCCCCTGCCGGCGCCCCCAGCAGATGTAACACCTCCGACCCCAAGTACTCTGCCTGCAGCTATTGGGCCAGCAAGTATGAAACCGAAATCTGCCTCTGTAAGAGTAGTTGTTGCAATTCTAGCTCCTGTAGGCGGCTTCATTTTGTTCACCATCATGTTCCTCAGCATCTTCTTTATATGTAAACAAAGAACACAACGACGGAATGAGACGGAAGAAGAGGAAGAGTTTGGGGTGCTACAAGGAACACCAATGAGGTTCACATTTCAACAGCTAAAAGCAGCAACCGAGCAATTCGCAGACAAGCTCGGGGAAGGAGGATTTTGGTCTGTTTTCAAGGGACAATTTGGTGATCAAAGGATTGCAGTAAAATGTTTGGATCGAACAA AGAAATCTCATAGGCTCCTGGTATATGAGTACATGCCCAAAGGATCCTTGGGCAGATGGATCTACTGTCGACATGACAATGATGCCCCTCTTTTAGATTGGAGCACGCGGTGCAAGATTATAACTCACGTAGCTAAGGGCCTGTCTTGCCTTCACGAAGAGTGCACAAAAAGAATTGCTCATTTGGATGTCAAACCACAAAACATCCTCTTAGATGATAACTTCGATGCTAAACTTTCTGATTTTGGACTATGCAAACTCATAGACAGGGATATGAGCCAAGTTGTTACCAGAATGAGGGGCACACCTGGATATTTAGCTCCTGAATGGTTGACATCACAGATCACGGAAAAGGCGGATATCTACAGCTTTGGCGTCGTGGTCATGGAAATCATCAGTGGAAGAAAGAACCTTGACACTTCCCAGTCAGAAGAGAGCATCCATCTCATCACCCTATTGGAGGAAAAGGTAAACAGTGATCG ATTGATTGCAAAAAAAAGGCCTAAAATGTCTGAGGTGGTAAAAGTATTGGATGGTGCCATGACTGTAGACCTCAACATAGAGCATAACTTCGTTGTAACAACTCCAGCAAATTTTGGTAGCATGGGAAATGCGAGCACTTCAGCGCCACCTCTAGCCTCAGATGTATCAGGCCCCAGG ATCTCAGTATTGCAAACCTTCTTCGATCCACAACAGATgaactcatttgtgttcttttga